In Pseudomonas rhizosphaerae, one DNA window encodes the following:
- a CDS encoding PolC-type DNA polymerase III: MSLFDWLRAKPTCVLDATLQQRVAALPTAQPWQTCSLREQRWVVLDLETSGLNLNKDEVLSIGAVVIEDGAVDFSQQFERTLLREQPRLGASVLIHGLGPEAIAAGQAPAHALLDFMTFVGDSPLLAFHAPFDEHMLTRALKASLGYTLQHPFIDVAALAPMLCPDAALREAGLDDWTAHFGLQVGERHHASADALVTAELAMLLFSRARRQGLDSPCALVEKVSQWRRRQQTQAF; encoded by the coding sequence GTGAGCCTGTTCGATTGGCTACGGGCCAAGCCCACCTGCGTACTGGACGCCACTTTGCAGCAACGTGTGGCAGCACTGCCCACAGCCCAGCCCTGGCAAACCTGCAGCCTGCGCGAGCAGCGCTGGGTGGTGCTGGACCTGGAAACCAGCGGTTTGAACCTGAACAAGGACGAGGTGCTGTCGATCGGCGCAGTGGTCATCGAAGACGGCGCGGTGGATTTCTCCCAGCAGTTCGAACGCACGCTGCTGCGCGAACAACCGCGGCTGGGCGCCAGTGTATTGATCCATGGCCTAGGCCCGGAAGCGATCGCGGCCGGCCAGGCGCCCGCCCACGCCCTGCTGGATTTCATGACCTTCGTCGGTGACAGCCCACTGCTGGCGTTCCATGCGCCGTTCGACGAACACATGCTGACACGCGCACTCAAGGCCAGCCTGGGCTATACGCTGCAACATCCCTTCATCGATGTCGCTGCGTTGGCGCCCATGCTGTGTCCGGATGCAGCTCTGCGCGAAGCCGGACTCGACGACTGGACCGCGCATTTCGGCCTGCAGGTCGGCGAACGGCATCATGCCAGCGCCGATGCGTTGGTTACAGCGGAGTTGGCCATGCTGCTGTTCAGCCGTGCTCGCCGCCAAGGCCTGGACAGCCCCTGTGCCTTGGTCGAGAAAGTGAGCCAGTGGCGGCGTCGCCAGCAGACTCAGGCTTTTTGA